DNA sequence from the Salifodinibacter halophilus genome:
CGCGCGTCGTGCCGAGGTGGAGCTCGGTTGGCGTGCGCGGCGCGATCTGGCCGCGATCGTGCGCGACGCCTGGCGTTGGCAGCGGTGGAATCCGTACGGCTACGCCAACGCTAGCGCGGCATCTGAATGACGCTTGCAGGCACCATGAGCTTGGCTCAAGTGCCGCAAAATGTCCGCGTTATCTTCTCGTTTTCGGCGGGTGGCTCGGCATAGTGGGCACGGTTGGGGTGGTCGTCGAATGGCTGTGAGACCACCGCCAAGAGCTCGTTCAGCGGCTCGAGGTCACCGTTTGTCGCGGCGTCGATCACTTGTTGGACGCGGTGGTTGCGCGGAATGAAAGCTGGGTTGACCGCGCGCATGGCGTTACGCCGAGCGTTGAAGCCGCGGGTTTCAGTTGCCAGTCGTTCACGCCAGCGCGTCGCCCATCCATCGAATGCAGTGGGGTCGGCGAACAGTGCACGCACGTTCGTGTCATTGGTTGAGTCCACTGCGTGCGCGGCGTCGGCTAGGTAACGGAACCCCAGCGTAAAGTCGACGCTTTGCTCGGCCATTGTCTGCAGCAGGTTCGAGGCCAGCTCGACATCGCCTTCGTGGCATTCGGCCAGCCCGATCTTGGTGACCAAGCCGCCGTGGTATGCGGTCTCGAACGCGTTGCCATAGGCGTCGAGCGCCTCCTTGGCTTGTGATACGGCCTCGTCCTGATCGTCGGCCAAAAGCGGCAAGAGGCACTCGGCGAAGCGTGATAGGTTCCATAGCCCAACTCTGGGCTGCTGGTTGTAGGCGTAGCGGCCGCCACTGTCGATCGAACTGTAAACCGTGGCCGGGTCGTAGGTGTCCATGAAGGCACACGGCCCGTAGTCGAGGGTTTCGCCGGCAATGGAGACGTTGTCGGTGTTCATGACGCCGTGGATAAAGCCAACCAATAGCCAGTTCGCGATCAGGGTGCCGGTGCGTTCGGCAACGGCCTCGATTAATGCGCGGTAGGGCGCCTCGGCGTCGGCTATTTCGGGGTAGTGGCGCTCGATGACGTAATCGGCCAACGCTTGCACAGCCTCGGTTTCGCCACGCTTCGCGGCGTATTCAAAGGTGCCGACACGGATATGACTGGTGGCGACGCGGGTCAGGATTGCGCCGGGCTCGGGGGTTGGCCGCAAGACATTTTCACCCGTGCTGGTTGCGGCTAGGGCGCGCGTGGTCGGTACGCCGAGACCGGCCATCGCCTCGCTGACGATGTATTCGCGCAGTACCGGCCCGAGCGCAGCGCGTCCGTCGCCGGTGCGTGAAAACGGTGTGATACCGGCGCCTTTCAACTGAATATCGCGTCGCACGCCCGCTGTGTCCACGCGTTCGCCGAGCAGCACTGCGCGGCCGTCACCGAGCGTGGGCACAAGGTTGCCGAACTGATGGCCCGCGTACGCCATCGCCAATGGTGTGACGTCGGCCGGCGTCCGGTTACCGGCCAGCGTGGCTATGCCATCGGGCCCGGTGAGCGCGCCGGCGTCGAAGCCGATGTCGTCGGCCAATGCTCGATTGAGCCGTAAAAGCTGTGGCCTTTTGGTCGGCGTTGGTGTGGCATTTTCGTGGAACAGCGCGGGCAATTGCCGAAAAGTTTCGGTTAGCGCTAGCGGTTCGGTTGCAGTCTCGGATAGAGGAGAGGCCATGATGAATTAGGCGCGGGACGCCTGGCGATGTCGCGATATAACGACTATGCGGGCCGGGGTGGAGCGCATCAACCCGGGCGCTTTTGTGTGCGCCGAACGTGCACGTCTCGTATCGTGCATACAGCGATCAGCACGACGAGACGACGCTGGGCAGCCGGCTTGAGTTGGTGTTGTTGGCGTTCAAATGATCGAAGGTGGTGTATGACGCTTACATCTGAAGTCCAGTCGGTTGTGGATTATCTGGACAGCGCGGAAATCGCTTTCACCGATCTGTCGGTGGCCGATGCGCGCGCGTTCTACGTGGAAATGTTGGCCCATTCCGGTGGTCAACCGCTGGCCATGGCCCAGGTCGAGGATTCTCAATTGCCGCTGACTGATGCCGGGCTCGGCGTTCGTCGGTATCGACCGCAAGAGCTTGTCGAATCGCCGGCTCCGACGATTGTTTACTACCACGGCGGCGGCTGGGTGTTGGGCGGTTTGGATTCGCACGATCGCATTTGTCGCCAACTGGCAGCACGAAGCGGTCTGCAATTGATCGCAGTCGACTATAGGCTGGCACCTGAATGGCCGCTGCCGACCGCTAGCGACGACGCGATCGCCGCATTTGAGTGGCTACAAGCGCATGCAGCGACCTATGATATCGATACGAGTCGAATGGCCGTCGCCGGGGATAGTGCGGGCGGGCATCTATCGGCGGTTGTGGCGCTCGCGGCGCGGGATAACGGCTGGCCACTAGCGTTTCAGGCACTTGTTTATCCGGTAACGGATA
Encoded proteins:
- a CDS encoding alpha/beta hydrolase, with the translated sequence MTLTSEVQSVVDYLDSAEIAFTDLSVADARAFYVEMLAHSGGQPLAMAQVEDSQLPLTDAGLGVRRYRPQELVESPAPTIVYYHGGGWVLGGLDSHDRICRQLAARSGLQLIAVDYRLAPEWPLPTASDDAIAAFEWLQAHAATYDIDTSRMAVAGDSAGGHLSAVVALAARDNGWPLAFQALVYPVTDMRDAAWSHPSRLRNATIPPLTAELMDWFGRQAVGDRTDTAEWRVSPLLATSLEHAAPGLVATAGADMLMDDGGLFALRLRDAGVTCEHAHFPGVIHGSLEMIAWLEVTVTMLDRVSGSIRAALLAGES
- a CDS encoding YdiU family protein yields the protein MASPLSETATEPLALTETFRQLPALFHENATPTPTKRPQLLRLNRALADDIGFDAGALTGPDGIATLAGNRTPADVTPLAMAYAGHQFGNLVPTLGDGRAVLLGERVDTAGVRRDIQLKGAGITPFSRTGDGRAALGPVLREYIVSEAMAGLGVPTTRALAATSTGENVLRPTPEPGAILTRVATSHIRVGTFEYAAKRGETEAVQALADYVIERHYPEIADAEAPYRALIEAVAERTGTLIANWLLVGFIHGVMNTDNVSIAGETLDYGPCAFMDTYDPATVYSSIDSGGRYAYNQQPRVGLWNLSRFAECLLPLLADDQDEAVSQAKEALDAYGNAFETAYHGGLVTKIGLAECHEGDVELASNLLQTMAEQSVDFTLGFRYLADAAHAVDSTNDTNVRALFADPTAFDGWATRWRERLATETRGFNARRNAMRAVNPAFIPRNHRVQQVIDAATNGDLEPLNELLAVVSQPFDDHPNRAHYAEPPAENEKITRTFCGT